One genomic region from Rosa rugosa chromosome 1, drRosRugo1.1, whole genome shotgun sequence encodes:
- the LOC133725782 gene encoding probable protein S-acyltransferase 19 has product MVRKHGWQLPAHTFQVVAITVFCLLVVAFYAFFAPFLGGRIWEYVLIGSYSPVALLVFILYVRCTAINPADPGIMSRFYNGVTNSFNANHGLSAKDLPRKFDDGATGASSPSSVSRSSIAGANSSRKGSVGDLGVNIPAEPTANSVGGVGILCALFVHQDCRKQQEGAAEHQGGEGGEEALFCTLCNSEVRKFSKHCRSCDKCVDGFDHHCRWLNNCVGHKNYVTFISLMAISLVWLAIEAGVGIAVLVRCFVNKRSMEAEIIDRLGNGFTRAPFATVVAICTAVSILACVPLSELFFFHMILIRKGITTYEYVVAMRAMSEAPGGDVDEAINNIMYSPTGSATTGLSGGSSLGLQYKGAWCTPPRVFVDYQDEVVPHLEPGMVPSTIDPDAAGTTEREQKAPKRPVRISAWKLAKLDSNEAMRAAAKARASSSVLRPLDKPDHERSSSGNMSVRSSVSTDTGTNREMKNDLRLSRNSYAPSQGSRDEYETGTQSISSFSSPSHIHEAVTLSPLPQGQGLGPLGRFSAATSVPSLVPERPLPSRTTFPNVNQTMSQPLGFDEKIIQKGSTDPMMLSGPPTSLLRDVRRTSVVWDQEAGRYVSVPVSASEARNNRSSIPGLSNPNAETSNLRRPVIPPQEASSSAAKPPVQQTEKLMYTGDSIFFGGPLLSAPVRDNLRNERSSGSREGQERAALNLPRESRFRRDSASNQLPVFVPGGFEQNPNFGSGK; this is encoded by the exons ATGGTGAGGAAGCATGGATGGCAATTGCCTGCTCACACCTTTCAG GTTGTCGCAATTACCGTATTTTGCTTGTTAGTGGTCGCATTCTATGCTTTCTTTGCTCCTTTCCTTGGAGGCCGCATCTGGGAATATGTTCTGATTGGAAGTTACTCTCCGGTG GCACTTCTTGTCTTTATTCTCTATGTACGATGTACTGCAATAAACCCTGCAGATCCTGGAATTATGTCCAGGTTTTACAATGGGGTAACCAATAGTTTTAATGCAAATCATGGGCTATCAGCAAAAGACCTGCCAAGAAAATTTGATGACGGTGCAACTGGAGCCTCTTCTCCATCATCAGTCTCCAGAAGTTCAATAGCAGGAGCTAACTCTAGTAGGAAAGGCTCAGTAGGAGATCTAGGTGTAAATATTCCAGCTGAACCAACAGCCAACAGCGTTGGAGGAGTTGGAATCTTATGTGCCTTGTTTGTACATCAAGATTGCCGCAAACAACAGGAAGGGGCAGCTGAGCATCagggtggtgaaggtggtgaaGAGGCTTTGTTCTGTACATTGTGCAATTCTGAG GTTCGCAAGTTCAGCAAACACTGTAGAAGTTGTGATAAGTGTGTTGACGGTTTTGATCACCACTGTCGG TGGCTTAACAATTGCGTGGGGCACAAAAATTATGTGACTTTTATAAGCCTGATGGCCATCAGTCTTGTTTGG CTTGCTATTGAAGCTGGAGTTGGTATTGCTGTACTAGTGCGCTGCTTTGTTAACAAGAGAAGCATGGAGGCAGAAATTATTGATAGACTTGGAAATGGTTTTACTCGTGCGCCATTTGCTACAGTTGTG GCTATTTGTACTGCAGTTTCTATTCTGGCATGTGTACCCCTCAGTGAACTGTTTTTCTTCCACATGATATTAATCAGGAAG GGTATTACTACCTACGAATATGTTGTGGCAATGAGAGCAATGAGTGAGGCACCCGGAGGAGATGTGGATGAGGCTATCAATAATATCATGTACTCACCAACTGGATCAGCTACAACCGGCTTGAGTGGTGGAAGTTCTTTAGGTCTGCAATACAAGGGTGCATGGTGTACCCCTCCAAGAGTATTTGTGGATTATCAG GATGAAGTTGTACCACATTTGGAGCCTGGAATGGTCCCATCAACTATTGATCCAGATGCAGCTGGAACTACAGAACGAGAGCAAAAAGCTCCAAAAAGGCCTGTTCGTATTAGTGCTTGGAAGCTTGCAAAGCTAGACTCCAATGAGGCCATGAGAGCAGCAGCCAAAGCCAGGGCTTCATCCTCGGTTCTACGACCACTTGATAAACCTGATCATGAGCGTAGCTCAAGTGGCAATATGAGTGTGAGGAGTAGTGTAAGCACTGATACTGGGACAAATAGAGAGATGAAGAATGATCTGAGGTTGTCAAGAAACTCTTATGCGCCAAGTCAAGGTAGCCGAGATGAGTATGAAACTGGAACTCAAAGCATAAGTAGCTTCAGTAGTCCAAGCCATATTCATGAAGCAGTCACACTTAGCCCTCTACCACAGGGTCAAGGTCTTGGTCCTCTGGGACGTTTCAGTGCAGCcacttcagtccccagcttagTTCCTGAACGTCCATTACCTTCCAGGACAACATTCCCCAATGTCAATCAGACAATGTCACAGCCCTTGGGATTTGATGAAAAGATAATACAGAAGGGTAGTACTGATCCTATGATGCTTTCTGGTCCACCTACTTCTCTTCTCAGAGACGTCAGAAGGACATCAGTTGTTTGGGACCAAGAAGCCGGAAGATATGTCTCAGTTCCTGTATCGGCTTCTGAAGCTCGAAACAATAGGTCATCCATTCCAGGATTATCAAATCCTAATGCAGAAACAAGCAATCTTAGAAGGCCAGTTATTCCGCCACAGGAGGCTTCATCTTCCGCAGCGAAGCCTCCAGTGCAACAAACAGAGAAACTGATGTACACGGGAGACTCCATATTCTTTGGCGGTCCACTTTTAAGTGCACCAGTTAGGGATAATTTGAGAAATGAAAGGAGTTCGGGTTCAAGAGAAGGCCAAGAGAGGGCAGCACTGAACTTGCCTAGGGAGTCTAGATTCAGACGTGATTCTGCGTCAAACCAGCTTCCTGTGTTTGTCCCAGGGGGATTtgagcaaaaccctaatttcgggTCCGGTAAATAA
- the LOC133725783 gene encoding gamma aminobutyrate transaminase 3, chloroplastic produces MSIHRLVRSNLTTQLRSCIKYVAASRSSQEHLFLAPSLARFYGTSATLQAEEGFKGHDMLAPFTAGSLSSDVHPLVIEKSEGSYVYDINGKKYLDALAGLWCTALGGNEPRLVEAATRQLNTLPFYHSFWNRTTKPSLDLAKDLLESFTARKMAKAFFTNSGSEANDTQVKLVWYYYNALGRPDKKKFIARHKSYHGSTLISASLSGLPALHQKFDLPAPFVLHTDCPHYWRYHQPGETEEEFSTRLANNLENLILKEGPETIAAFIAEPVMGAGGVIPPPATYFDKIQAVVKKYDILFIADEVICAFGRLGYMYGCDKYNIKPDLVSVAKALSSAYMPIGAVLVSPEISDVIHSQSSKLGVFSHGFTYSGHPVACAVALEALKIYKERNIVEQVKRIAPQFQDGLKAFSDSPIIGEIRGTGLILGTEFTDNKSPNDPFPPEWGVGAYFGAQCEKEGMLVRVAGDAIMMSPPFIITPSEVDELISKYGKALKATEERVKELKSQQK; encoded by the exons ATGAGCATCCATCGCCTTGTTCGATCCAATCTCACAACCCAG CTTAGGTCATGTATAAAATATGTTGCTGCCTCAAGAAGTTCACAAGAGCATCTCTTTTTGGCTCCCTCTCTAGCCAGATTCTATGGGACTAGTGCAACATTGCAAGCAGAAGAAGG GTTTAAAGGGCATGACATGCTTGCGCCCTTCACAGCTGGCTCCCTAAGTTCTGATGTGCATCCTTTGGTTATAGAGAAGTCAGAG GGTAGCTATGTTTATGACATCAATGGGAAGAAGTATCTTGATGCTCTTGCTGGTCTATGGTGCACAGCACTag GCGGAAATGAGCCTCGACTAGTGGAAGCTGCAACTCGACAGTTGAATACCTTGCCATTTTACCACTCCTTTTGGAATCGTACTACCAAACCTTCTTTG GATTTGGCAAAAGATCTTCTGGAAAGTTTTACAGCTAGAAAAATGGCAAAGGCCTTCTTTACCAATAGTGGATCCGAAGCCAATGACACTCAG GTGAAGCTAGTTTGGTATTATTATAATGCACTTGGACGTCCAGATAAAAAGAAATTCATAGCTCGACATAAATC GTACCATGGTTCAACTTTGATATCAGCAAGCCTTTCTGG CCTTCCAGCTCTGCATCAAAAATTTGATCTTCCTGCTCCATTTGTATTGCACACGGATTGCCCCCATTATTGGCGCTATCACCAGCCAG GTGAGACGGAGGAGGAATTCTCAACCAGATTAGCCAATAATTTGGAGAATCTTATCCTCAAAGAAGGACCAGAGACT ATTGCTGCGTTCATTGCCGAACCTGTCATGGGTGCAGGAGGTGTGATACCTCCCCCTGCAACTTATTTTGACAAG ATTCAAGCTGTTGTCAAGAAATATGACATTCTATTTATTGCGGATGAG GTAATCTGTGCATTTGGAAGACTTGGGTACATGTACGGGTGTGATAAATACAACATAAAACCAGACCTTGTATCTGTAGCCAAG GCACTTTCTTCTGCATATATGCCAATTGGTGCTGTTCTTGTGAGCCCAGAAATTTCAGATGTCATACATTCTCAAAGCAGCAAGCTTG GTGTATTTTCTCATGGGTTCACATACTCTGGACACCCTGTAGCATGTGCCGTTGCACTTGAAGCGCTCAAGATTTACAA GGAAAGAAATATTGTTGAACAAGTAAAGAGGATTGCCCCACAGTTTCAAGATGGCTTGAAAGCGTTCTCTGATAGTCCCATTATAGGAGAG ATACGGGGAACTGGATTGATCCTTGGTACAGAATTTACAGACAATAAGTCACCTAACGACCCATTCCCTCCTGAATGGG GGGTTGGAGCATATTTCGGAGCCCAATGTGAGAAGGAGGGGATGTTGGTACGTGTTGCTGGTGATGCTATAATGATGTCTCCACCATTTATAATTACTCCTAGTGAGGTTGATGAG TTAATAAGCAAATATGGGAAAGCATTGAAGGCTACTGAAGAGAGGGTGAAGGAGCTCAAGTCTCAGCAGAAGTAG
- the LOC133725785 gene encoding uncharacterized protein LOC133725785, whose translation MDGLQQLGLPVLGIVAAAAITFYVVSFSELSEKSFRDLDKKDYDDEGYKPSPSSRVKRARRKANKQSKS comes from the exons ATGGATGGGTTGCAGCAACTTGGTCTTCCTGTTCTGGGTATTGTAGCAGCTGCAGCTATCACCTTCTATGTTGTGAGCTTTTCTGAGCTAAGCGAG AAATCTTTTAGGGACTTGGATAAAAAAGATTACGATGATGAAGGATATAAGCCATCTCCAAGCTCGAGGGTAAAGCGGGccagaagaaaagctaacaaacAATCCAAGAGTTAA